One part of the Cottoperca gobio chromosome 14, fCotGob3.1, whole genome shotgun sequence genome encodes these proteins:
- the LOC115018517 gene encoding golgin subfamily A member 4-like isoform X2, translated as MTQTEQQWTRENSKQLEDEQTIVNMKTKWEIIKIQRQLTCRVMGEIEQLWEETQRERNNIEYLKTNTEQQQEDIDRLTAKKHEQYLLINRLRIQIENIIEKLEENKNEAAQEEMQLLKMKTEIYRERETLERRRNELINERHKLEMIKYEKTKSQESKEPEEPMEQIKREQEITERLMVDCLLSLINKNKKIMLEAKQAKEHMKKNMADIKQEFQRNKKDISHHRDQIKLIKHNMNENINKMKQRTVEMQKAAVPEIQSRERQKEERDTFGTVKIKLRRIQEEMEKLWDELEDSVQQLEVTVREKQELKTKSGQMEDIKSDSDTDVSIKRTQWKTAMTADMQRQKQNLENKLSQVQSERDEIQKIKTKIQTERENIERDRQLAKAETNAMNCMRESAEKQKQELDDKLQRTKKEIREKEVLNTEIEIKIKDLVKIIRMSRRKKEGISKMMEEAEDAKQVMGERQDETKENWSEQVLQVNMEYRFDEQNIGLQQVDRTRDIQQLKEHSFEEDNMESTKNKMNTDMERVILEVKEIRKMLRRVRKETGQSRKDFTEEKRQIQWMNFRFEKNKRELDQQLEKSIKERDEMEIMKVKIQQHREEVKQKLEVTITTILTMGEIKASIEKAAAEMKNTREEMLEVQRKTNQNKEEVKKYVDKMTSMKVQVSKWILTESAIKKTFSRNTSKLQIAQKETARDSLKDQAFEILTDKEGVEDEITKETMTIPLEDQPQSEDTNEHSEHKQRQGLNFFAVDMKEEQNVFLQMQTKIYEETLMDDDQTKLVIHVREMEVEKQMFKLKKREDKLREQIRYAMENMEEDNKEIKRIIMDINDLQSQKPEAENCLPITVRESTNVFKDEIVEYEVNMQKQEDDNKVKQEVIDVVEKQKQSQDSRENIQIHTEEIDGGYDKKDTGSADIQRLRAEIYRTQNIIRQVKLELENQDEESNIDKDHRDNDSEIEGLLQDMKQFQELLKLLKTAMRQNKMHLKEKMSNMKLRKTAAKKLKRKLDQRLEKTLRDRDEFDHLKIKMQKQTEETEEKLEKMTKVKRTVEEIAARTRQKSEDTEIIMKQTQVKLRQLEDLNYRIEATKQELENSLAFTFQERTDLEKVHTEIRQKKDRECALESTEREKGDIKQCERDETDTERDKMIKNRMGKDIEEMENEIFRLRSKKEKLEKDIKLTMVSLDLKNSEIEQLKKSISEEVKQKTEREEIEMLKQQIQVERENVRKERQQEIHEMNRLRENIERQKQELDDRVQTTKTEIREMEILKSELEIKKKESKQIYRTSMRKMVESEMRWNDIQREREVLRRETKKRRRELDQRLEETMRERDESEMLKIKLQRQKEELAEEKQRFKDQITLIQVYREHEKQSLEKPEVKNFREKIQMIHQSSKDTDSIIGLQNMKQNIHVHLKIIRREMGILENVNVDLGEQREGLKAIQAENRTVAEPNSEHNMSQIKDLIKMNFVKMTIQAEADLVEMVHMTDGIQKQKQWLEITLEEVKRQRREIEVLKSEMEGKKNENQRMIRKGIQKEQEVKKMWAEVKEEEDAHKRERKKRKKELDQRLERISRERDELEIMKLKMQREKDGIKGGIEVSRMATVTQVPNPIQKHWGLIQTCMEKYKVMEKLNEDWNGAIKDEKRHMEAQAKITTQEREKVENIKMEIQRQKEILCALKNKQQKQTHLEQEEINIVKEREKEILKAETMILKDGRQKEKKEHRVIKRPFNVSEKIQNELDELKELTKEDQSGKGRNEEEVKLKSEKKEKTSSNDCTDTLVLKQNEPPRNYNKEKLEPLKTKIMNEKPEIATRKEKFQSKRKLKVGFQELGDVNLNQKRDKGLKDVAGTKTLINQHELKSDKTEDDMHKEIHDVKESEHGEEEKHMLKNKLIEQAKREEMESEKEEVKSAKKTELLDTEGLIKKREDLDRESEKMNKEKLHLELMTSDIRKQNDVLQQAIQDIREERDALETTKSELQKKKEHADSQFDEINREKSNIKDLTLQLQAQRLKLENAMNMITRKQEVQELKEDQFKRQTQALETSKNNVLAEKEELELLRKDLNKKKEEVDATMNTMSGERVILTKMKTEVDMEREMLSDDEQRLKELSELKIKADQFNDKMKYIESLRAKLKHFSETTQENIKNKMERLAQHAEDVQKLCSVLDQKQTELDEDKNKLLDYIQVFNREKQHLITTKSDMFQNRNEMEAQDGGKLKTEMTQEREDQKSINGIVVKEKLALELMKSDMKKQINLLERHRQEMKERKNELQITMTQLKDQKEHINFFLDEINREKIHVKELALQLQKENIKVQNATNIIALTQREQHRKDSDIWRQTQELQYNRKIVLAEREELELLRKDLNKKREEVDAAMNTMSGEREQLYHMKRSTDMDIAMLHNEKDRMEGERSDQKKEREHLDRESEKMNKEKLDLELMTSDNQKQSDILEQKIQDIREERDTLETTKSELQKKKEHADSQFDEINREKSNIKDLTLQLQTQRLKLENAMNMITRKQEVQELKEDQLKKQTQTLETNKNSVLAEREKVELLRKELNKKKEEVDAAMNTMSGEREQLYHMMRSTDMDTAMLQNEKDRMEGERSDLKKDKEDVDNESEKMNKEKQDLELMTSDIRKQSAVLEQEIQDIQEERDALETTESELQKKKEHADNQFDEINREKSNIKDLTLQLQKQRLKLENAMNMITRKQEEQELKEDEFKRQTHTLETNKNSVLVEREKVELLRNELNKKKEEVDAAMNTMSGEREQLYHMKRSTDMDTAMLQNEKDRMEGEWSDLKKEREHLDRESEKMNKEKLDLELMTSDIRKQSDVLEQEIQDIREERDAFETTKFELQKKKEYADCQFDEINRVKRNIKDLTLQLQTQRLKLENAMNMITRKQEEQELKEDQFKRQQQTLETNKNSVLAEKEELDILREDLNKKKEEVNAAMNTMSGEKEQLYHMKRSTKMAIAMLQNEKDRMEGEWSDLKKEREHLDRESEKMNKEKLDLELMTSDNQKQSDVLEQKIQDIQEERDTLETTKSELQKNKEHADSELDEINREKSNIKDLTLQLQTQRLKVENAMNMITRKQEEQELKEDQFKRQQQTLETNKKSVLAEREERDILRVDLNKKKEEVDAAMNTMSGEREQLYHMKRCTDMDTAMLQNEKDRMEGEWSDLKKEREHLDRDSEKMNKDKLDLELMTSDIRKQSDILEQNIQDIREKRDTLETTKSELQKNKEHADSQFDEINREKSNIKDLNLQLQTQRLKLENAMNMIIRKQEEQELKEEQFKKQTQTLETSKNSVLEEREKVELLRKELNKKKEEVDAAMNTMSGEREQLYHIKRTTDMDIAMLQNEKDRMVGEWSDLKKEREHLDRE; from the exons ATGACCCAAACAGAACAGCAGTGGACAAGAGAAAACAGCAAGCAATTAGAAGACGAACAAACAATAGTCAACATGAAAACCAAATGGGAGattattaaaatacaaagacaatTGACATGTCGAGTAATGGGGGAGATTGAACAACTTTgggaagagacacaaagagagagaaataatatCGAGTACTTGAAGACAaatacagagcagcagcaggaggacatTGACAGACTGACAGCTAAAAAACATGAGcagtatttattaataaatagacTGAGAATACAGATAGAAAATATTATTGAGAAACTTGAGGAGAATAAAAATGAAGCCGCTCAAGAAGAAATGCAACTTCTGAAAATGAAGACTGAaatatacagagagagggaaactCTGGAAAGAAGACGTAATGAACTAATCAATGAGCGACACAAGTTGGAAATGATCAAGTATGAAAAGACAAAATCACAAGAAAGTAAGGAACCCGAAGAACCCATGGAGCAGAtaaagagagagcaggagattACGGAGAGGCTGATGGTTGACTGTCTGCTCAGTCTaattaacaaaaataagaaaataatgctTGAAGCAAAGCaggcaaaagaacatatgaagaaAAACATGGCAGACATAAAGCAAGAGTTTCAGAGGAATAAAAAGGATATTTCCCACCATAGAGATCAAATTAAACTCATCAAACACAATATGAATGAAAATATTAACAAGATGAAGCAAAGAACTGTTGAAATGCAGAAAGCTGCAGTCCCAGAGATACAAAGCagagaaaggcagaaagaagaaagagacacTTTCGGCACTGTGAAGATTAAACTCCGCAGAATccaggaagagatggagaaactTTGGGATGAGCTGGAAGACAGCGTACAACAACTGGAAGTGACTGTGAGAGAGAAGCAGGAGCTAAAGACAAAGAGTGGTCAAATGGAAGATATAAAATCTGACTCAGACACAGATGTGAGCATAAAGAGAACACAGTGGAAAACAGCGATGACTGCTGATATGCagaggcaaaaacaaaacttaGAAAATAAGTTGTCACAGGTCCAATCTGAAAGAGACGAGATACAAAAAATCAAGACTAAAatacagactgagagagagaacatagagagagacaggcagttAGCTAAAGCAGAAACGAATGCAATGAACTGTATGAGGGAGagtgctgaaaaacaaaaacaggagcTGGACGACAAGTTACagaggacaaagaaagagataagagagaaggAAGTGTTGAACACTGAGAttgaaataaagataaaagacCTGGTAAAAATAATACGAATGAGCAGGAGAAAAAAGGAAGGGATCAGCAAGATGATGGAAGAGGCTGAAGATGCTAAACAAGTCATGGGGGAAAGACAAGATGAGACTAAGGAGAATTGGTCAGAGCAGGTGCTGCAGGTGAACATGGAGTACAGATTTGATGAGCAGAATATAGGACTCCAGCAGGTTGACAGAACTAGAGACATACAACAGCTTAAAGAACATTCCTTTGAGGAAGACAACATGGAAAGCACCAAGAATAAAATGAACACTGACATGGAGAGAGTGATTCTTGAAGTAAAAGAAATCAGAAAGATGCTGCGTAGGGTGAGAAAAGAGACAGGGCAAAGCAGGAAGGACTTtacagaagaaaagagacaaatcCAATGGATGAATTTTcgatttgaaaaaaataaacgaGAGCTTGACCAACAGCTGGAAAAGAGCATTAAAGAGAGGGATGAGATGGAAATCATGAAGGTAAAGATACAACAACACAGGGAAGAGGTCAAACAAAAACTGGAAGTTACTATAACTACAATTCTGACTATGGGTGAGATAAAAGCTAGCATAGAaaaagctgctgcagagatgAAAAATACCAGGGAGGAGATGCTCGAAGTCCAAAGGAAGACAAACCAGAACAAGGAAGAGGTCAAGAAGTATGTA gaTAAGATGACTTCCATGAAAGTTCAGGTCAGCAAATGGATATTGACTGAATCTGCAATCAAAAAGACCTTTTCAAGGAATACATCTAAACTTCAAATAGCACAGAAAGAAACAGCCAGAGACTCTCTCAAGGATCAAGCATTTGAAATTCTAACAGACAAAGAAGGTGTAGAAGATGAAATTACAAAAGAAACCATGACTATACCATTAGAAGACCAGCCTCAAAGTGAAGATACAAATGAGCATTCAGAGCACAAACAGAGACAAGGACTCAATTTTTTTGCAGTGGACATGAAAGAGGAGCAGAATGTTTTCTTACAGATGCAGACCAAAATCTATGAAGAAACATTAATGGATGATGATCAGACCAAATTAGTGATACATGTAAGAGAAATGGAAGTAGAAAAGCAGATGTTCAAACTcaagaagagagaggataaATTAAGGGAACAAATAAGGTACGCTATGGAGAACATGGAGGAAGACAATAAAGAGATTAAAAGGATCATTATGGACATAAATGACCTGCAGAGCCAGAAACCAGAGGCTGAAAATTGCTTACCAATTACAGTCAGGGaaagcacaaatgttttcaaAGATGAAATCGTTGAATATGAAGTGAACATGCAAAAACAGGAGGATGACAATAAGGTGAAACAAGAAGTTATTGATGTTGTTGAGAAGCAAAAACAAAGTCAGGATTCAAGAGaaaatatacagatacatactgAGGAGATTGATGGAGGTTATGATAAAAAGGACACAGGAAGTGCTGATATACAAAGACTTAGGGCTGAGATTTATAGAACACAAAATATTATAAGACAAGTAAAACTAGAACTTGAAAACCAAGATGAAGAAAGCAATATCGACAAAGATCATAGGGATAACGACAGTGAAATTGAAGGATTACTACAAGACATGAAACAATTCCAAGAGCTTTTAAAACTGCTAAAAACTGCAATGaggcaaaataaaatgcatctgAAAGAAAAAATGAGCAACATGAAATTGAGGAAAACTGCAGCCAAAAAACTGAAGAGAAAACTGGATCAGAGGTTAGAGAAAACtttgagagacagagatgaatttgatcatttaaaaataaaaatgcagaaacaaactgaagagacagaggagaagttGGAGAAAATGACAAAAGTTAAGAGGACTGTCGAGGAAATTGCTGCAAGGACTAGACAGAAAAGTGAAGACACAGAGATTATTATGAAGCAGACCCAAGTAAAACTGAGACAGTTGGAAGACTTGAACTATAGGATTGAGGCTACAAAACAAGAACTGGAAAACAGCCTTGCTTTTACATTCCAGGAAAGAACTGACCTTGAAAAAGTCCACACTGAAATCAGACAGAAAAAGGACAGAGAATGTGCCTTGGAAAgtactgagagagagaagggagacaTAAAGCAATGTGAAAGAGATGAAACAGATACAGAAAGGGACAAAATGATTAAGAACAGAATGGGTAAAGACATTgaggaaatggaaaatgaaatctTCAGACTCAgatcaaaaaaagagaaactggaGAAGGATATAAAACTGACAATGGTCAGTTTGGATCTGAAAAATAGTGAAATTGAACAACTGAAAAAGTCTATAAGTGAGGAAGTTAAACaaaagactgagagagaagagattgaGATGCTGAAACAACAGATTCAAGTTGAGCGGGAGAatgtgagaaaagaaagacaacaagAAATACATGAGATGAACCGTTTAAGGGAGAATATCgaaagacagaaacaggagCTTGATGACAGAGTGCAAACAACCAAAACAGAAATAAGAGAAATGGAGATACTGAAGTCAGAgctggaaataaagaaaaaagaaagtaaacagaTATATAGAACAAGCATGCGAAAAATGGTGGAGAGTGAAATGAGGTGGAATGACATACAAAGAGAAAGGGAAGTACTGAGGAGAGAGaccaaaaagagaagaagagaattAGACCAAAGACTGGAAGAAACcatgagagagagggatgagtcAGAAATGTTGAAGATAAAACTGCAACGGCAGAAAGAGGAGCTGGCTGAGGAGAAACAGAGATTCAAAGACCAGATAACTCTGATCCAAGTATACAGagaacatgaaaaacaaagtcTGGAAAAGCCAGAGGTGAAAAACTTCAGGGAGAAAATTCAAATGATCCACCAAAGCTCAAAGGACACTGATTCCATTATTGGCCttcaaaacatgaaacaaaatattcatgtacatttgaaaataattaggAGAGAAATGGGAATTctggaaaatgtaaatgttgatttagggGAACAAAGAGAAGGGCTCAAAGCAATACAAGCTGAGAACAGGACTGTAGCTGAGCCAAACAGTGAGCACAACATGAGCCAAATCAAAGATCTGATAAAGATGAACTTTGTCAAAATGACAATACAGGCAGAAGCAGATTTGGTTGAAATGGTGCACATGACGGACGGtatccaaaaacaaaaacagtggctTGAAATCACACTAGAAGAagttaaaagacaaagaagagagaTTGAAGTGTTGAAGTCTGAaatggaggggaaaaaaaatgaaaatcaaCGGATGATCCGAAAAGGCATTCAAAAAGAGCAGGAAGTTAAAAAGATGTGGGCTGAggtcaaagaagaagaagatgcccacaagagggagagaaagaagagaaagaaagagctcGACCAGCGACTGGAGAGgatcagcagagagagagacgaactGGAGATCATGAAACTAAAGATGCAAAGAGAAAAGGACGGGATCAAAGGTGGAATAGAAGTGTCCAGGATGGCAACAGTCACACAAGTTCCAAATCCAATTCAAAAGCACTGGGGGCTAATTCAGACATGTATGGAGAAATATAAAGTCATGGAAAAACTGAATGAAGATTGGAATGGAGCAATTAAAGATGAAAAACGACACATGGAGGCCCAGGCAAAGATCACAACccaggaaagagagaaagtggaaaatatCAAGATGGAgattcaaagacaaaaagaaatattaTGTGCTTTAAAGAACAAgcaacaaaagcaaacacatttgGAGCAAGAGGAGATTAATAtagttaaagagagagagaaagagattctCAAAGCTGAGACAATGATCCTCAAAGATGGacgacagaaagaaaagaaagaacacagGGTAATAAAGAGGCCATTTAATGTGAGTGAGAAAATACAGAATGAGTTAGATGAATTAAAAGAATTAACAAAGGAAGACCAAAGTGGAAAAGGGCGAAATGAAGAAGAGGTGaaattaaaaagtgaaaagaaagaaaaaacatcttcaaatgATTGTACAGACACTCTTGTGTTAAAACAGAATGAACCACCTAGAAATTACAATAAGGAGAAACTagaacctttaaaaacaaaaattatgAATGAAAAACCTGAAATTGCaacaagaaaagagaaattCCAAAGTAAAAGGAAACTGAAAGTTGGGTTTCAAGAATTAGGCGATGTAAATCTAAACCAGAAGAGAGACAAGGGCCTGAAAGATGTGGCTGGAACTAAAACATTGATAAACCAACATGAATTAAAATCTGACAAAACAGAAGATGATATGCATAAGGAAATTCACGACGTAAAAGAAAGTGAAcatggagaagaggaaaaacacatgcttaaaaataaattgattgaGCAggcaaaaagagaagaaatggaaTCGGAAAAGGAGGAAGTAAAAAGTGCAAAGAAAACTGAGCTCTTAGACACAGAAGGGCTgataaaaaagagagaggatctggatagagagagtgagaagatgAACAAAGAGAAACTGCACTTGGAGCTGATGACGTCTGACATCCGGAAACAAAATGACGTATTACAACAAGCGATACAAGATATACGAGAGGAAAGAGACGCATTGGAAACAACAAAGTCTGAGctacaaaagaagaaagaacatgCAGACAGTCAGTTTGAtgagataaacagagagaaaagcaacattaaagATCTGACCCTTCAGCTTCAGGCACAAAGACTCAAACTGGAGAATGCCATGAACATGATCACCCGAAAACAAGAAGTACAAGAACTCAAGGAAGACCAGTTcaagagacagacacaagccCTGGAAACCAGTAAGAACAATGTACTGGCTGAAAAAGAAGAGCTGGAGCTTTTGAGGAAGGATCTgaacaagaagaaagaagaggttGATGCTACAATGAACACCATGAGTGGAGAGAGAGTAATACTCACTAAAATGAAGACTGAAGTAGACATGGAAAGGGAAATGCTTTCAGATGATGAGCAAAGACTAAAAGAACTGTCGGAGCTGAAAATAAAAGCCGATCAGTTCAAtgataaaatgaaatacattgaAAGTCTGAGAGCAAAACTCAAACATTTCAGTGAAACAACACAAGAAAATATCAAGAACAAAATGGAGAGATTAGCACAACATGCTGAAGATGTGCAAAAGCTATGTAGTGTCCTCGATCAAAAGCAAACAGAACTTgatgaagacaaaaacaagttgCTTGATTACATTCAAGTGtttaacagagaaaagcaacatcTCATCACTACGAAATCAGACATGttccagaacagaaatgaaATGGAAGCACAAGATGGTGGAAAACTAAAGACAGAGATGACCCAAGAGAGAGAAGATCAGAAAAGTATCAACGGCATTGTGGTCAAAGAGAAATTGGCCTTGGAGCTGATGAAGTCTGACATGAAGAAACAAATTAACCTGTTAGAACGACACAGACaagaaatgaaagagagaaaaaatgaGCTTCAAATCACAATGACTCAGCTGAAAGACCAGAAGGAACACATCAACTTCTTCCTTGAtgagataaacagagagaaaatacatgTTAAAGAGCTGGCCCTTCAGcttcagaaagaaaacatcaaagtTCAGAATGCAACAAACATTATTGCTCTGACACAAAGGGAACAACATCGCAAAGATTCTGACATCTGGAGACAAACACAAGAACTGCAATACAATAGAAAAATCGTACTGGCAGAAAGAGAAGAGCTGGAGCTTTTGAGGAAGGATCTgaacaagaagagagaagaggttGATGCTGCAATGAACACCATGAGTGGTGAGAGAGAACAACTGTATCACATGAAGAGAAGTACTGACATGGACATAGCAATGCTCCATAATGAAAAGGACAGAATGGAAGGAGAAAGGTCTGatcagaagaaagagagagagcatctggatagagagagtgagaagatgAACAAAGAGAAACTGGACTTGGAGCTGATGACATCTGATAACCAGAAACAAAGTGACATATTAGAACAAAAGATACAAGATATACGAGAGGAAAGAGACACATTGGAAACAACAAAGTCTGAGctacaaaagaagaaagaacatgCAGACAGTCAGTTTGAtgagataaacagagagaaaagcaataTTAAAGATCTGACCCTTCAGCTTCAGACACAAAGACTCAAACTGGAGAATGCCATGAACATGATCACCCGAAAACAAGAAGTACAAGAACTCAAGGAAGACCAgctcaaaaaacaaacacaaactctggaaaccaataaaaacagtgtactggcagaaagagaaaaggtgGAGCTTTTGAGAAAGGAACTgaacaagaagaaagaagaggtcGATGCTGCAATGAACACcatgagtggagagagagaacaactgTATCACATGATGAGAAGTACTGACATGGACACAGCAATGCTCCAGAATGAAAAGGACAGAATGGAAGGAGAAAGGTCTGATCTGAAGAAAGATAAAGAGGATGTGGATAATGAGAGTGAGAAGatgaacaaagagaaacaggacTTGGAGCTGATGACATCTGATATCCGGAAACAAAGTGCTGTACTAGAACAAGAGATACAAGATATACAAGAGGAAAGAGATGCATTGGAAACAACAGAGTCTGAGctacaaaagaagaaagaacatgCAGACAATCAGTTTGAtgagataaacagagagaaaagtaaCATTAAAGATCTGACCCTTCAGCTTCAGAAACAAAGACTCAAACTGGAGAATGCCATGAACATGATCACCcgaaaacaagaagaacaagaactcaAGGAAGACGAGttcaaaagacaaacacacaccctggAAACCAATAAGAACAGTGTACTGGTAGAAAGAGAAAAGGTGGAGCTTTTGAGGAATGAACTgaacaagaagaaagaagaggtcGATGCTGCAATGAACACcatgagtggagagagagaacaactgTATCACATGAAGAGAAGTACTGACATGGACACAGCAATGCTCCAGAATGAAAAGGACAGAATGGAAGGAGAATGGTCTGatctgaagaaagagagagagcatctggatagagagagtgagaagatgAACAAAGAGAAACTGGACTTGGAGCTGATGACATCTGATATACGGAAACAAAGTGACGTATTAGAACAAGAGATACAAGATATACGAGAGGAAAGAGACGCATTTGAAACAACAAAGTTTGAGctacaaaagaagaaagaatatGCAGACTGTCAGTTTGATGAGATAAACagagtaaaaagaaacattaaagatCTGACCCTTCAGCTTCAGACACAAAGACTCAAACTGGAGAATGCCATGAACATGATCACCcgaaaacaagaagaacaagaactcaAGGAAGACCAGttcaaaagacaacaacaaacccTGGAAACCAATAAAAACAGTGTACTGGCAGAAAAAGAAGAGCTGGACATTTTGAGGGAGGATCTgaacaagaagaaagaagaggtcAATGCTGCAATGAACACCATGAGTGGAGAGAAAGAACAACTGTATCACATGAAGAGAAGTACTAAAATGGCTATAGCAATGCTCCAGAATGAAAAGGACAGAATGGAAGGAGAATGGTCTGatctgaagaaagagagagagcatctggatagagagagtgagaagatgAACAAAGAGAAACTGGACTTGGAGCTGATGACATCTGATAACCAGAAACAAAGTGACGTATTAGAACAAAAGATACAAGATATACAAGAGGAAAGAGACACATTGGAAACAACAAAGTCCGAGCtacaaaagaacaaagaacatgCAGACAGTGAGCTTGAtgagataaacagagagaaaagcaataTTAAAGATCTGACCCTTCAGCTTCAGACACAAAGACTCAAAGTGGAGAATGCCATGAACATGATCACCcgaaaacaagaagaacaagagcTCAAAGAAGACCAGttcaaaagacaacaacaaaccctggaaaccaataaaaaaagtgtACTGGCAGAAAGAGAAGAGCGGGACATTTTGAGGGTGGATCTgaacaagaagaaagaagaggtcGATGCTGCAATGAACACcatgagtggagagagagaacaactgTATCACATGAAGAGATGTACTGACATGGACACAGCAATGCTCCAGAATGAAAAGGACCGAATGGAAGGAGAATGGTCTGatctgaagaaagagagagagcatctgGATAGAGACAGTGAGAAGatgaacaaagacaaactggaTTTGGAGCTGATGACATCTGATATCCGGAAACAAAGTGACATATTAGAACAAAATATACAAGATATacgagagaaaagagacacatTGGAAACAACAAAGTCTGAGCtacaaaagaacaaagaacatgCAGACAGTCAGTTTGAtgagataaacagagagaaaagcaataTTAAAGATCTGAACCTTCAGCTTCAGACACAAAGACTCAAACTGGAGAATGCCATGAACATGATCATCcgaaaacaagaagaacaagaactcaAGGAAGAACAGTTCAAAAAACAAACCCAAACCCTGGAAACCAGTAAGAACAGTGTactggaagaaagagaaaaggtggAGCTTTTGAGGAAGGAACTgaacaagaagaaagaagaggtaGATGCTGCAATGAACACcatgagtggagagagagaacaactgTATCACATAAAGAGAACTACTGACATGGACATAGCAATGCTCCAGAATGAAAAGGACAGAATGGTAGGAGAATGGTCTGatctgaagaaagagagagagcatctggatagagagtga